One stretch of Algiphilus sp. DNA includes these proteins:
- a CDS encoding response regulator transcription factor, giving the protein MGLPAQARLRIERAPAAPAGPLAAGIAGARPVTTSRQLQRLIAPLHADAETTAEQVFDQVWHGIPEYRNGTHGHDAAEIHEHCLLGTRVWHQSLRDRRPPPTEALEQLARIGAYKCRIGMPLGSVMQAFRVGSMLFWEQLVALSHEHDGVRDELLSKVSLFFLQHFDQVGEAVSRGYHAEQRRTPRRDIAPLPPRPVFAEPLTERERTVLRLLCAGRSNGEIAEHIRISQNTVKYHLKAIYGKLGVHRRTEAAAMAQQLGL; this is encoded by the coding sequence ATGGGCCTACCAGCACAAGCGCGCCTCCGCATCGAGCGCGCACCGGCCGCGCCTGCCGGCCCGCTTGCAGCGGGCATTGCCGGGGCGCGTCCGGTCACCACCTCGCGCCAGCTGCAGCGCCTGATCGCGCCGCTCCACGCCGACGCCGAGACCACCGCCGAGCAGGTCTTCGATCAGGTGTGGCACGGCATTCCGGAGTATCGCAACGGGACCCACGGCCATGATGCGGCCGAGATCCACGAGCACTGCCTGCTCGGCACGCGGGTCTGGCACCAGTCGCTGCGCGACCGTCGTCCGCCGCCGACCGAGGCGCTGGAGCAGCTGGCGCGGATCGGCGCCTACAAGTGCCGCATCGGCATGCCGCTGGGCAGTGTCATGCAGGCCTTCCGGGTGGGCTCGATGCTGTTCTGGGAGCAGCTCGTCGCGCTCAGCCACGAGCACGACGGTGTGCGCGACGAACTGCTTTCCAAGGTCTCGCTCTTCTTCCTGCAGCACTTCGACCAGGTCGGTGAAGCGGTCAGCCGCGGCTACCACGCCGAGCAGCGGCGCACGCCGCGCCGCGACATCGCGCCGCTGCCGCCGCGACCGGTGTTCGCCGAGCCGCTGACCGAGCGCGAGCGAACGGTGCTGCGCCTGCTGTGCGCGGGGCGCTCCAACGGCGAGATCGCCGAGCACATCCGCATCTCGCAGAACACGGTGAAGTACCACCTCAAGGCGATCTACGGAAAGCTGGGCGTGCACCGCCGCACCGAGGCGGCGGCCATGGCGCAGCAGCTCGGCCTGTAG